A stretch of the Papaver somniferum cultivar HN1 chromosome 6, ASM357369v1, whole genome shotgun sequence genome encodes the following:
- the LOC113290665 gene encoding uncharacterized protein LOC113290665, giving the protein MKKDGISPDQEGTPCVLPPMHVGGPRQMYEIYQDSMPITRYHHHPDIFLTMTANPNWTEIQDALDPHQTASDCPDLVARKRGLPHMHALIYLEKSQKIRTVDQVDRYASAEFTDEQSHPVLFDTTEVGIRFIAAGITALEVVVRGGRKATNIDIVPYNPHLLRMFNCHINVEVCAGIRAVKYINKYIYKGYDKTTFVVGSADEIQIYIDARYIGPPEAVWHLFGYRMHREMPHVERLAIHLKGMQRIVYESEASTEGVTQTAENYKSKLMAYFEYNDENPDAPAYTYQEFPQHFVWKKDRWEVRKKQFAIARMYFVSPSVGELFYLRLLLTVVAGARSFEHLRTVNGVLHPTYKKACVELGLLESDAEFVYCLREAATVQVGSQVRKLFKIILVDGNPAEPELLWKEFKMNICDDLHHVIKKKYGILEPTDEEIEDYGLYLIDKLLREGGKEMAHFCSMPKSKINWDDEYGNRYTCEHMQMMADIDKKQFEKNIANLNEEQLAAFKAITDSVERREGSKFFLNGSAGTGKTFVYNTIAASCRLKGDIVLTVASSGIASLLLEGGRTAHSTFRIPIDITGTSVCSIAKQKEEAEFIKQATLIIWDEVPMQHRYCIEAVNRFLQDIHENKEDDFGGVTVVMGGDFRQTLPVIPNGGRAEIVGTCVRGSFLWDNINVLTLTKNMRLDMQEPENRAYAEFLLKVGSEPVDKVDLPSAVNVCKNRTELITKLYPYLTKTQIWRGDEACYEQVSEEELTNGMILTARNDDVNEINVEALNFLDGDSHTYLAADRLTPEESGRIPPISNEFLQNLNLPGMPLFKLQLKVGCPIILMRNLAPSDGLCNGTRLLVTHCGKYLIQAKILTGKKSKIGEVVMFPRISFQPNISELNINMLRRQFPIRLAYAMTINKSQGQSVKHVGIGLKTSVFCHGQLYVALSRCTAAKRITVLPEDKSN; this is encoded by the exons ATGAAAAAGGATGGGATATCACCGGATCAGGAGGGTACACCATGTGTTTTACCCCCAATGCATGTCGGGGGACCAAGGCAGATGTATGAGATCTATCAGGACTCGATGCCAATAACGCGCTATCATCATCATCCAGATATATTTCTTACCATGACAGCCAATCCAAACTGGACAGAGATACAAGACGCACTTGATCCTCACCAGACTGCATCTGATTGTCCGGATTTAGTTGCACGA AAGCGTGGATTGCCTCATATGCATGCACTTATATATCTTGAAAAGTCGCAGAAAATACGTACAGTTGACCAGGTAGATAGATATGCGTCAGCTGAATTTACGGACGAGCAAAGTCACCCGGTTCTGTTTGATACA ACGGAGGTGGGTATCCGGTTTATCGCCGCAGGAATAACGGCGTTAGAAGTGGTTGTTCGCGGTGGGCGTAAGGCAACCAACATTGACATTGTACCTTACAACCCTCATTTGCTACGGATGTTTAACTGCCATATAAACGTCGAGGTATGTGCTGGGATAAGGGCGGTCAAGTACATCAACAAGTACATATATAAAGGTTATGACAAAACAACATTTGTAGTTGGATCAGCTGATGAGATACAAATATACATCGATGCAAGGTACATAGGTCCCCCAGAAGCTGTTTGGCATCTGTTTGGGTATCGTATGCACAGAGAAATGCCACATGTTGAAAGGTTGGCAATACACCTTAAGGGTATGCAGAGAATTGTATATGAATCCGAAGCATCGACTGAAGGAGTGACACAGACAGCTGAGAATTATAAATCTAAACTGATGGCATACTTCGAGTACAACGATGAGAATCCCGATGCCCCTGCATACACGTATCAAGAATTTCCGCAGCATTTTGTGTGGAAAAAAGATAGATGGGAAGTAAGGAAGAAACAGTTTGCGATAGCTAGGATGTACTTTGTCTCTCCGAGCGTTGGTGAATTGTTTTACTTGAGATTGTTATTGACTGTTGTGGCGGGCGCTCGGTCGTTCGAACATCTGAGGACTGTGAATGGCGTGCTACATCCAACCTACAAAAAAGCATGTGTTGAGCTTGGGTTATTAGAGAGCGACGCTGAATTTGTATATTGTTTGAGGGAAGCAGCAACTGTTCAGGTCGGAAGCCAggtgagaaaactctttaagatAATTCTGGTAGATGGCAATCCAGCTGAACCAGAATTGTTATGGAAAGAATTTAAGATGAATATCTGCGATGATTTACATCACGTTATTAAAAAAAAGTACGGCATTCTAGAACCAACGGATGAAGAGATCGAAGACTATGGACTTTACCTGATTGATAAATTACTGCGTGAAGGAGGGAAGGAGATGGCGCATTTCTGCTCGATGCCTAAGTCTAAGATTAATTGGGATGATGAATATGGAAATCGTTACACATGCGAGCACATGCAAATGATGGCAGATATAGATAAGAAACAGTTTGAGAAAAATATTGCTAACTTGAATGAGGAGCAACTTGCGGCTTTCAAAGCGATAACAGATTCTGTAGAGCGAAGAGAAGGGTCTAAATTCTTTCTGAATGGTAGTGCAGGGACAGGAAAAACATTTGTCTACAATACCATTGCTGCGAGCTGCCGTTTGAAAGGGGATATTGTTTTGACTGTTGCATCCTCAG GAATAGCTTCCTTGCTTTTGGAGGGAGGACGTACTGCACATTCAACATTCAGAATTCCTATAGATATAACAGGCACCAGTGTTTGTTCAATAGCTAAACAGAAGGAAGAAGCTGAATTTATAAAACAGGCGACTTTGATTATATGGGATGAGGTGCCGATGCAGCATAGGTATTGTATTGAGGCAGTAAACAGGTTTCTCCAGGATATTCATGAAAATAAGGAAGATGACTTCGGAGGTGTGACTGTCGTTATGGGAGGAGACTTCAGGCAGACTTTGCCAGTGATACCGAACGGAGGTAGGGCAGAAATAGTGGGTACGTGCGTCCGTGGATCCTTTTTATGGGATAACATAAATGTTTTGACACTCACCAAGAATATGCGTCTAGATATGCAAGAACCAGAAAATCGAGCGTATGCTGAATTCTTACTCAAG GTCGGTTCCGAACCAGTTGACAAAGTTGATCTTCCATCGGCTGTGAACGTATGTAAAAACAGAACAGAGCTAATAACAAAGCTGTATCCCTACCTCACAAAAACACAAATTTGGAGAGGGGATGAGGCGTGTTACGAACAAGTTTCGGAGGAGGAACTAACTAACGGAATGATTCTCACGGCACGAAATGATGACGTTAATGAGATTAATGTGGAGGCACTAAATTTTTTGGATGGAGATTCACACACATATCTAGCAGCTGATAGGTTGACTCCCGAGGAAAGTGGGAGGATACCACCAATAAGCAATGAATTTCTGCAAAATCTAAACCTTCCAGGAATGCCTTTATTCAAACTACAACTCAAAGTTGGATGTCCAATAATCCTGATGAGAAATCTGGCTCCCTCGGACGGACTTTGCAATGGAACAAGGTTACTGGTGACGCACTGCGGGAAGTATCTTATACAAGCTAAAATTCTGAcaggaaagaagagtaagatcgGAGAAGTAGTGATGTTTCCTAGGATATCATTCCAGCCCAATATTTCGGAGTTGAACATTAATATGCTGAGACGTCAGTTTCCGATCCGGTTGGCGTATGCAATGACGATCAACAAATCTCAAGGACAATCGGTGAAACATGTTGGCATTGGCTTGAAGACCTCTGTGTTTTGTCACGGCCAACTCTATGTTGCTTTGTCAAGGTGCACTGCTGCAAAGAGAATAACTGTGCTACCCGAAGATAAATCAAACTGA